From a region of the Acomys russatus chromosome 4, mAcoRus1.1, whole genome shotgun sequence genome:
- the LOC127188622 gene encoding 60S ribosomal protein L23a-like has protein sequence MAPKVKKEAPALPKAEAKVKALKAKKAVLKGVHSHKKKTRPSPTFWWPKTLQLQREPKYLRKSTPRRSTLDHYAIIKFPLTTESPMKKIEDSNTLVFNAHVQANRQQIKQAMKKVYNIDLAKVNTLIRPD, from the coding sequence ATGGCGCCAAAAGTGAAGAAGGAAGCTCCTGCCCTTCCCAAAGCTGAAGCCAAAGTGAAGGCCTTGAAAGCTAAGAAGGCAGTGCTGAAAGGTGTCCACAGCCACAAGAAGAAGACACGCCCATCACCTACCTTCTGGTGGCCCAAGACCCTGCAGCTCCAGAGAGAGCCCAAATACCTCCGAAAGAGCACACCCAGGAGAAGCACACTCGACCACTACGCCATCATCAAATTCCCCCTGACCACCGAGTCACCTATGAAGAAAATAGAGGACAGCAACACACTAGTATTCAATGCGCATGTCCAGGCTAACAGGCAACAGATCAAACAGGCCATGAAGAAAGTCTATAACATTGATTTGGCCAAAGTCAACACACTGATAAGGCCTGActga